A stretch of Lepisosteus oculatus isolate fLepOcu1 chromosome 11, fLepOcu1.hap2, whole genome shotgun sequence DNA encodes these proteins:
- the bsdc1 gene encoding BSD domain-containing protein 1 — MAEGEGGWWGGWLQQSFQSVKEKSAEAYEFLKRDLTEFTHVVQHDTACTIAATASAVKEKLAVEGSSETTQKVKKGLSNILGVITDTLAPPPDKTIDCDVITLVATPAGTTEVYDSTKARLYSLQADPATYCNEPDGPPEKFDTWLSGFSLEEKKGEISELLVSSPSIRALYTKMVPAAVAHSEFWQRYFYRVYQLDQEEARRVALKQRAEQTSHSEELGWEEEEDEFLGGGGTASRPDLKPLGESRLLPPNATASGMTAPTRSAPESREASLTGDVAGLLQDHTATPSASSESLSLVTQIENRASADTERRSTVEEVAQKLSEASLEETDLSQKTMRAADGPLGMDKMADLEGGQTRLGEEMPKDTSEPRATTKSETVKEEGPTDLRVFELNSDSGKSTPSNNGKKGSSTDISEDWEKDFDLDMTEEEVQLALSKVEASGELVDEDWEDWE, encoded by the exons ATGGCTGAAGG GGAAGGAGGATGGTGGGGTGGCTGGCTCCAGCAGAGCTTTCAGTCAGTCAAAGAGAAG TCTGCTGAAGCTTACGAGTTTCTGAAGCGTGATCTGACGGAGTTCACCCATGTAGTCCAGCATGATACGGCGTGCACCATTGCAGCCACAGCCAGTGCAGTGAAGGAGAAGCTAGCA GTGGAAGGGTCCTCTGAGACGACTCAGAAGGTCAAGAAGGGTCTGTCCAACATACTGGGGGTGATAACGGACACGCTTGCTCCCCCTCCTGACAAAACCATAGACTGCGATGTCATCACGCTGGTAGCCACCCCAGCTGGTACAACAGAGGTGTATGACAGTACCAAG gCTCGTCTGTATAGCTTGCAGGCTGACCCCGCTACCTATTGCAATGAGCCAGATG gaCCTCCAGAAAAGTTTGATACCTGGCTTTCAGGCTTCAGTCtggaagagaagaaaggagagaTCTCTGAGCTTCTCGTCAGCAGCCCATCCATTCGAGCACTCTACACCAAAATG GTTCCAGCAGCAGTGGCTCATTCTGAATTTTGGCAGCGGTATTTCTACAGGGTGTATCAGCTGGATCAG GAGGAAGCCAGAAGAGTGGCCCTGAAACAAAGAGCGGAGCAGACATCCCACTCTGAGGAGCTAGGCTGGGAAGAAGAGGAAG ATGAGTTCTTAGGAGGAGGAGGAACAGCATCACGCCCGGACCTCAAGCCGCTGGGTGAATCGCGCCTCTTGCCCCCGAACGCCACTGCCTCCGGAATGACGGCTCCGACCAGATCTGCTCCGGAATCCCGGGAAGCGTCCTTGACCGGAGACGTAGCCGGCCTGCTGCAAGACCACACCGCGACGCCTTCGGCGAGCAGCGAGAGTTTGAGCCTGGTGACGCAGATCGAAAACCGAGCTTCGGCCGACACGGAACGGCGCAGCACCGTAGAGGAAGTCGCCCAGAAATTATCGGAAGCTAGCCTTGAGGAGACGGATTTAAGCCAGAAAACAATGCGGGCAGCTGACGGGCCCTTGGGAATGGACAAGATGGCCGACTTGGAGGGGGGGCAGACTCGCCTGGGTGAGGAAATGCCGAAAGACACAAGTGAGCCAAGAGCCACTACAAAGTCAGAGACTGTGAAAGAAGAAGGACCCACGGACCTGCGAGTTTTCGAGCTGAACTCTGATAGCGGAAAATCCACTCCATCAAACAACGGCAAGAAAG GATCAAGCACGGACATTAGCGAGGACTGGGAAAAGGATTTTGATTTAGACATGACTGAAGAAGAGGTCCAGCTAGCACTTTCTAAAGTAGAAGCCTCAGGAGAA ctgGTGGATGAAGATTGGGAGGACTGGGAatga